Proteins encoded by one window of Thermobaculum terrenum ATCC BAA-798:
- a CDS encoding Rqc2 family fibronectin-binding protein — protein MYFDALTTAAISDELEETVIGGFIQKLYIPNEGSLAFEVYNHRERLYLFISIEASHPRITLLPEKPPHNPDLVTPIALLLRKHALGARIEEIFQPVAERVIGLSIAKRSPELNSKHWLYAELMGRHSNLIMLDENRTTIVESLKRVTSDMSKVRVVLPKYPYIPPPARSGIHPNDLTRDKLGDTLKSAEDDTPLWQLLVTKVVGISPLLGKEIAYRSTGNVEIRVSQIKDIYAVIQVVQDMVSLWRTRNWEPCIAVSNDKVLAYAPYRMFHLAEKAELRVLSSMSEAINAYQQAPARKESTGVAKTKLINDLQELLVRARQKVRSLQEQESNLASVEKLREEGETILSHLYDIQPGQTELVVGNQVIKLDPMLSPSENAQKRFEEYKRRKRALQEIPKLIEQAKLEVSALEEALTFAQMSETDAEASQLRKELERSGILGGHRVESKQNKKSQSIPKIMSFSPLPGVKIMVGRSSIQNNHLLEQAKPDDWWFHARNLPGSHVIVRSSNPNLDKFMIEIAAKTAAYYSSARDSSSVEVVYCPVRYVRKIKGAGPGQVTYRNEKSINVKPEKHVG, from the coding sequence ATGTATTTTGATGCTCTAACAACAGCAGCTATAAGTGACGAACTGGAAGAGACGGTCATCGGAGGCTTTATACAAAAGCTTTATATCCCAAACGAGGGGAGTTTAGCTTTCGAAGTTTATAACCACAGGGAAAGACTCTACCTATTTATCAGCATAGAAGCCTCTCATCCTAGGATAACGTTGCTCCCTGAAAAACCTCCTCATAACCCAGATCTTGTCACCCCTATAGCCCTTTTATTGAGAAAACATGCCTTAGGAGCGCGTATAGAAGAAATCTTCCAGCCCGTCGCAGAAAGAGTTATTGGATTGAGTATAGCGAAAAGATCTCCTGAACTCAACTCTAAGCACTGGCTTTACGCCGAGCTGATGGGACGACACAGCAATCTAATAATGCTGGATGAGAACCGCACGACTATAGTGGAAAGCCTGAAAAGAGTGACATCAGATATGAGCAAGGTCAGAGTCGTACTGCCTAAGTACCCTTACATCCCTCCTCCAGCAAGATCTGGTATCCATCCGAACGACCTAACTAGAGACAAACTAGGAGACACACTTAAATCGGCCGAAGACGACACTCCTCTCTGGCAATTGTTAGTTACAAAGGTAGTAGGAATCAGTCCACTGCTAGGTAAAGAAATAGCTTATCGAAGTACAGGCAATGTGGAAATCAGAGTCAGCCAGATTAAGGATATTTACGCAGTAATCCAAGTAGTACAGGACATGGTATCACTATGGAGGACCCGTAACTGGGAGCCCTGTATAGCTGTAAGCAACGACAAAGTCCTCGCATATGCCCCATATCGCATGTTCCATCTAGCTGAGAAGGCAGAGTTACGTGTACTAAGCAGTATGAGTGAAGCGATTAATGCCTACCAGCAGGCTCCAGCCAGAAAGGAATCCACTGGAGTAGCTAAGACAAAACTAATAAATGACCTACAGGAACTGTTGGTTAGAGCCAGACAAAAGGTTCGCTCTCTACAAGAACAAGAATCAAACTTAGCTTCTGTGGAGAAGCTAAGAGAAGAGGGAGAAACTATATTGTCGCATCTCTATGATATACAGCCAGGGCAGACAGAACTTGTTGTTGGAAACCAAGTGATCAAATTAGATCCAATGCTTTCTCCTTCGGAGAACGCTCAAAAGAGATTTGAGGAATATAAAAGGCGAAAAAGAGCCCTCCAAGAAATACCCAAGTTAATCGAACAAGCAAAACTGGAGGTTTCTGCATTGGAGGAGGCTTTGACCTTCGCTCAAATGTCAGAAACCGATGCCGAGGCTTCTCAACTACGAAAGGAGCTAGAGAGATCTGGTATTCTCGGTGGGCATCGAGTGGAAAGCAAACAGAATAAGAAATCACAAAGCATTCCTAAGATAATGAGCTTCTCTCCTCTTCCTGGAGTAAAGATTATGGTGGGTAGATCATCAATCCAAAACAATCACCTTCTCGAGCAAGCCAAACCCGATGACTGGTGGTTTCATGCCAGGAACTTACCAGGCTCACACGTGATTGTAAGAAGCAGTAACCCTAATCTTGATAAATTTATGATTGAGATCGCCGCTAAAACCGCTGCTTACTATAGCAGCGCAAGGGATTCTAGCTCAGTTGAGGTGGTATATTGCCCTGTGAGATACGTTCGTAAAATAAAGGGTGCAGGTCCAGGGCAAGTTACCTATAGGAACGAGAAAAGTATAAACGTGAAGCCTGAAAAACATGTAGGATAA
- the tatC gene encoding twin-arginine translocase subunit TatC produces MKTDQDMYIPDNQGEGEEYEGPEMTLTEHLAELRSRLIRAGLGVVVGMAISFLFVQHIVQALLELIKPHTPLATGITEKFTTYMKVAFIGGIAIAMPLIVYQLIAFISPGLTKRERRFVLRALPFVTLLFVTGVIFGYFIVLPTALRFLLGFGSEDIATMPRFADYIGFVSNLLLWVGLSFETPVIVYVLIKANIVSVQKLTKLRKYAFVVILIAAAIITPTPDPMNMMIVATPMYLLYELGILMGRIW; encoded by the coding sequence ATGAAGACAGACCAGGATATGTACATCCCGGACAATCAGGGTGAAGGGGAAGAGTACGAAGGGCCCGAAATGACCCTAACCGAGCACCTGGCTGAGCTCCGATCGAGGTTGATTAGGGCTGGCTTAGGTGTAGTTGTGGGTATGGCTATTAGCTTCCTCTTTGTCCAGCATATAGTACAAGCCTTACTAGAGTTAATTAAGCCCCATACTCCGTTGGCTACTGGCATTACGGAAAAGTTCACTACTTACATGAAGGTGGCCTTCATCGGTGGTATAGCTATCGCCATGCCGCTGATAGTCTATCAACTTATCGCCTTTATTAGCCCTGGTCTGACTAAGAGAGAACGAAGGTTTGTATTGCGTGCCCTACCTTTCGTTACATTGCTGTTTGTTACAGGCGTTATCTTTGGCTATTTTATAGTCCTGCCTACGGCCCTGCGCTTCCTGTTAGGATTTGGTTCAGAAGATATTGCTACGATGCCTCGCTTTGCAGACTATATAGGCTTCGTAAGTAACTTGTTGTTATGGGTTGGGCTTAGCTTTGAAACTCCTGTAATAGTTTATGTGCTTATCAAAGCAAATATAGTTTCCGTTCAGAAGCTTACCAAACTAAGAAAATACGCTTTCGTAGTAATTTTGATTGCGGCTGCCATAATCACCCCTACTCCTGATCCTATGAACATGATGATAGTAGCTACTCCCATGTACCTGCTTTATGAACTCGGTATACTTATGGGAAGGATCTGGTAA
- the acpP gene encoding acyl carrier protein, translated as MQEETYAKLKAMVADRLHVPEDQITPEASFVEDLNADSLEVVELVMALEDEFGISIPDEDAEKIVTVQDALNYIEQHAGSNS; from the coding sequence GTGCAAGAGGAAACCTATGCAAAGCTAAAGGCAATGGTCGCAGATAGGCTTCATGTACCCGAAGACCAAATTACACCGGAAGCCTCGTTCGTAGAGGATCTAAATGCTGATTCTCTTGAAGTTGTTGAACTTGTTATGGCGCTGGAAGACGAATTCGGGATCAGCATACCTGATGAGGATGCCGAGAAGATCGTAACTGTTCAGGATGCTCTTAACTACATTGAGCAGCATGCTGGCAGTAATTCATAG
- the nusB gene encoding transcription antitermination factor NusB: MDSRREEFIQQRHQARALAMQVLYEAETTRKQPYEILQRRRNEENIPEQVHAYASDLAIGVWQNRKEYDSLITRFTPTWTIDQMAKVDRNILRIAVHEMLRRNDVPIAAAINEAVELAKEYGAEASPKFVNGVLGAIADAIESSSGGIAPVRE; the protein is encoded by the coding sequence CAGAGCACTTGCCATGCAGGTGCTCTATGAAGCTGAGACTACACGTAAGCAGCCCTATGAGATTCTTCAGCGCAGACGAAACGAAGAAAACATACCTGAACAAGTACATGCTTATGCCTCAGATTTGGCTATAGGCGTATGGCAGAATCGCAAGGAATACGATAGCTTGATTACCAGATTTACCCCTACGTGGACTATAGATCAGATGGCAAAAGTTGACAGGAACATATTGCGTATAGCCGTGCACGAGATGCTCAGGAGGAATGATGTCCCTATAGCTGCAGCTATCAATGAAGCTGTTGAGCTTGCTAAAGAGTATGGGGCAGAGGCATCACCTAAGTTTGTCAACGGAGTTCTAGGAGCTATAGCTGATGCTATAGAATCTTCAAGCGGAGGGATTGCACCTGTGAGAGAATGA